cggacaaacaatATGGAATAAAATGAGTATATAATTTGGTTAGCCTAGGGTAGAATAATTTCCTGATTCCACCCTTGATCACGACGTAAGTGCTGCGAACCCCACACAtgcacttttatttattgcaccaaaaaaaaaaaaactagctagTTGACTGTCAGCTACTCGAGTGGTCATACCCTATAACTATGGGTGTACATGGGTCAGATTGGACGagttaggccccgtttcagaatactttttaaaaaaataaatacttatttcacattttcaaactcaaaaataatgtaaatgaaaattaatttttcaaatttttttgcaccgtattaaagatctcaataaaatctatcaaacaagatacatattgatagaaaaataatttgcgtaagcacataatttttaagcttaaaattgtcttcttaaaaaataaagatttgttttcctttccgAAACGGGACCTTAATGGCGTATTTTTCAACTAACCCATACTAGCAGGTTGACAATTTGTTAACCCGACACCAACCCTCATCATCTTAAAccagagggttttttttttttttcttttttcctttctacgGTTTCAACTCAGAGGGCTCGGAAAAAAAGTGTGGTACAAAATCCAGGTGGAGTACACCTTAGCATTCATAAATATTCCTTTAGGTCGGATTAATAAAGTGTGGTAGAGTGCGCCCTAACATAGATATGACTAtattatactccctctgtccctttttaagtgtcatgcttcgtaatttcaacttattaaaaagacatcatcattacacctttcacatcaactttttcctccattttccctacttatccatcatcattacacttttactcactaacttttcaaaataaaatctacttttagggacaaaatagacaatataccaacttttacccccctaactttacaaaatggacacttattaagggacagcccaaaatagaatactgaacacaaaaaaagggacggagggagtactttctAGTAGTATTATCTTACACATGTAGACATATATCCCCGAATGGGTCGAGTTAAAAGGGGGGTTAAGAGAAATTTTTTCCGCACCCGAATTGACTCgtttaaaatttgtgttttacCCGCCCAACTCAATCCGTTCTTGATTTTAACCCGTAATTTTCTGCGCGGGCTGGTGTAAGTTGGGTTAATTTGGACGGATTTTTTTGCATACTCCTATTCATAATTCCCCCCGGTGTACATGTGGAAATCATATCGTTAGTTCGGTTTCGGGTATTGATTTGAAAATCAAATACTCATAATTGCCCGATGAtaagtagggctgtaaacgaaccgaatcgagccgaaccctgttaagttcggctcgggttcgttaaggtatgagttcggctcgagttcgattcgagcctgaacaatttggctcgagttcggctcgttaaaatttttcaaggctcgggttcggctcggttgggttcgttaagatactagtctggctcgagtttggctcgagttcgattcgaccttgaacattttggctcaagtttggcttgttaaactcaaatgaattgagccaagccgaatctaagctcgaattgagctcgtcaagactcaggtttgattcggctcagctcattaaactcaagcaaacccaaactctctcattgatcgtatagaatttgggagaaaaataagtattgaattatatatacaaccttaaaattttttacatttacaaatagacccctattgaattactaattaaatttaagtgtaggttcgcgaacctaaccgagccgaataccattaagctcaggttcggctcatttacggaacgagcctagaattgaggttcaaattcagttcgtttagcagacgaatcgaactcgaacgagctcttaccgaaccgagtcTCGAACAGTTTGCGAATGGCTCGGTTCATTTTACAGCCCTAATGATAAGTCACATAATCAGCGTGCACATCTTTTAAACACATCCCAAATTATTAAAATTCATGAAAAAACGCATGGACGATTGAGAGTGACAGAGCGTTTTGAAGGATTACCTGTTCAATTGAAGTTTGAGTCAGCAGAGCAAAGCGACAGAAGGGAGAGACTGATGACGGCTTGTTTCATTCTGAATCCTCCATTTCATTTCCTTCCTCCTCCTTCCCCTTCTCCTTCTACTATAAACCACTGGTGTCTCCCtcccaacaaaacccaaaagaacATTCGATTCTCAAACCCGATTCTTCATCTCCCCACTCAATCCTCCTCTCTCCACTCTCCTCGGGTTTCTCGCCCAACAACCACCGCTGCACAAACCACCACGAGTTCCATGGCTGCCGATCAGACCCGGACCACCGTCGACGGCGTACCCAACGCTTCCATGAATCTCTTGTTCGTAGAGATGGGTGTTGGCTACGATCAACATGGGTATTCTAATACGACCCATTTGCTTGCAGTAGTATTTTTGcttatatgtatatgtatcgGGGTTTCGAAACTTTTGTTGTCTTTTCGggaattttattaattggatgCCCAATAATAACAGGCAAGATGTTACAGCCGCTGCAATGCGGGCTTGCAGGGATGCCATCTCTTCCAATTCGATTCCCGCCTTCCGAAGAGGTCAGCTTTAGCTATGTAATGTTGTTGTCATTTTTAAAATTACGTAATTTAGATTGCTAAATCTGCATTTAAGCAATTGCAATTCTATGTGATGTGCACAAATGTGGTTATGTATGTTGACTATGTGTACATATCTCTTGTCTGGATTAAGTAGCAAACTCAATAGCACTTGGATTTTGGAGAGGAACTGCATCCAGAAAGTGGGATCGTGCACAATGGTTATACGAAAGAAAACTCAACTATGAATAACtagaacaaaattaaaataactgTGATAAGCTGAATAAGTTAGATGAAAGGCAGAGCTTGATTGATGGAATTTTGGTGCTGGACCATCTAAGGAACTAGAAAGATACACATTCAAATCGAAATTGATTGAGGCCAGAGCTTGAAATTGAGATTGACAAGATGATCATGTGGTGTTGGACGCTTTGTGTTGTTGGACAATGCGTCCTTTGTAGTTTGTATGGATGAAAGCCTCCTAGTTGTTAGGCCACTCCCTTAGTTCATCAACAAAAATGTACTACTTGTTCTAGGCTTGTCTCTTGGGGACACATGTCCCATTGTGGACCTAGTCTCCACTTTTTTTGGATGCAACTAAACTCACACTTGTCAAGTCACAAGTTTCACTTGATATTTACTTGGTGCCCGCTTTTTCCTTCCACATCAGGTTTCATCAGAGATTTGGTACAACAAGAATCTTGAGATGGTGCCCAATATCCCACATATGATCTCATAAAATGAATACTTTAAATCTTTTGCAACAACCTTGTAGTCCGAGGCTCCATCTTATGATGCTAGGTGTGTCTTGCCAACAACTTCCTTGAGATGAATGGGAACCTTAAATACAAGGCTTCCTACAGGTTGATAAATATGCCTTGTTCCCTATTAATGTTGATAGCAGGGGGACAATTTGAAGGGCCTGGTTATGAATCTGGTGCTCATCTTCTTCCCACCTGTCTAATTTAAAGCCTTCAGACTCCGCTTCCGACTTCCGAGATCTCAAGATAGCATGACCCCTTGTGCTGTATGGTCCCTTTTGCTGTGGGATAGCAAAGTTGATTTACCTTCATTGGTCGTACCCCCGCTTCTtctagagaattttttttttataaggagAGTATTAAGTGGGAACTCCAACTTGTTTTCGCTATACCTCTCCCGCCAATCACGAGACAAATCTTAACGCAGGTGGCCGGAAACAAAAAGTTGCGATTTATTGGACACAGATTACGTTGACTCTTTTTTCAGTTAGAGATCTGTTCTAAGAATGTGTCAGGGAATATTGTGAAATGGTGAGAGGGTGCCTTGGTGGTTGGAATTGCTTATTAATCGTTACAAGAGTAATTTCCCGATTGCATGAGTGTACTGGTTCTCATGCTACTTTACTTTCTTATTTGAACCTCAAATAGTTTAATGCGACTACCACACAACTTAATGCTACTGACCATTGATATTTATGTGTTCTTGTCCTCATCGGTCAGTGCATTTTGCCTCACCTCCTTGCACACGTATGTTTGGTGGAGCCACATCATTTGATGAACAAAAAGGAAatcctttatcttttcttctcGAAACATCACAAGACAAccgctgagcaaaaaaaaaaccatcgcAAGACAACTACTTTTATCTCTGTCTTGAAATATATTCGTCTCCCTTGAGCTAAATTAAGTTCAAACTATTCACCTTTAGACGGTGTATGCCTATCCCTTTTTACCTCGATCACTGTTTGATTGGAGAATCTGGATACGGTAAAGGGTTGGAAGTTTGTTGGTTTGTCcaaattgaaaatattatattcTAATTAAGAGTAAGAACTCAAGATTCATTGTATATGCTTCAGTTGCTTTTGGTCTTCCATTTGTCAGCCAAAACTAATATAATGTTTGAACTTCAAATCAGTCAATATTTGAAGTAGTTCAAAACTAACTTGGGACATGTTTTCATCCTTGTCAGCAGAAGAAAGTTGGTAATCATGCTTTTAAATCAAAATCAATTCAAACATAATCTATCAAATTTGCATAACAACTCAACATCAGATACTAGTTTAcagaaaataggaaaaaacaccCTTGGAGATGCATGTGTGCAAGCATTCTTTGTGTGACATTAAAGGTGTTTTTTGAGGGTTACTATTTATGCATGCGCCTCTGATATGGAATTTTTAGTTACATGTTGTAAGATGCAATTGGTGCAGGTTCTATACCTGGTGTGACATTTGAACAGATGAAACTGCAGATTAAGCTAGGAGTTCCTAAACCTCTTCAACAATTCCTAGATATTGAGAAGGTCAAATCTATCTTCCCCTAGTAAGTAATCTCAACAGTTGGGTTTTCAGTTACAGTATGTGCTTCTTTAAGTAAGTCGCAACGTTTTAGTTTCGACACGCTATTACGTCTTGGCTAGTAAAGGccatttatttattctaaggATTGCAGCAGTCTTCATTCTGTCTCATTTTATTGGAATGTAGCCATGTATCATGTTTTCCATCACCTTCAGTCCTTGTTACTATGAACCGTTTAGTTCAAGGCATTTCAGTGTTATTGTAGAAGATGCGATTACCATACCATATGGCCATTTTGATAATCCTAGCCCTCATTGTTTTAAGTCTATAAGGAAGTTGCTAGTTAATAAGCATGCCTGGCAAATTCTAGCCTTCGGATACACTCTCTAACAAGGCTATACTCTACACATATTCCTGAAGTGTGTATTTGTAAGAAACTAGAGAGACTTCGGCTAATCTTTGATTTTCACTTTGGAACCTTTCTTCTCACATTGGCATTCACTGACCCCAGTTATACTCAGATTCAAGATAAAGATTCTTCAGCATTGCTTGCTTTACTCTCTTGTTTCTGCGTCTTTTATGTGCTTGTGTTTTGACCTTGTGATGCCAGCGGGGACATTATGAAATTTGAAGTTGTGGATGGAGGGCTGATTTGCTCAAGTGGCGTGCATGTGGAAGAAATGGGAGATAAGAATGATGACTGTTACATCGTGAATGCAGCCGTTTATGTGGGTTACTAGGTTCTTGTTCAACTATCAGGTTACTTGTGTTTTCCTGTTTCCGTTTTCTTCTCTGTATCTACTGAACAAGAAATCTCTTCAATCCATTTTGTGGTCAGCATCGCAATAAGCATAACTTTTTCCTGCGTCTCGTTTCTATTCACTATATTGAGTGTGGGAGATCGATTGTTCTTAATTTCTCACTGTTCCATTCTGGCAGTCATGCATCATGTTTTGTTCATGTGGAACTCATGCCTTGGTTCTACTTTCTGCTTTTTTTAACCTCTTACGAATCTAACCAGAGAATGCTTGACTATCTCTGTCGAGTATCTTTCTTACTCTTTGTCCTCAAGAAATTGGTACAGAACAAGCTACCCCATTTTACCCGTGAGTTCTAGAGGCCATGATAATCTAGGGCATGTTTTGGTTTGCATTGCTTATTGTCTTATTTGCTCATTCagaaagaaaataagcaaataagacAAGCAGCAATGCAAACAACACCATTTAGTTTGGATCATCAGttagtgctctctctctctctctctctctctctctctcacacacacacacacacactcacatgtTCAGTTCAAATTAGTCTAACGACACTGATAAATGCACAAAGAAAGTATGTTTAATACTCACTAATAAAAACAATATGCAGTAGAGACTGCTTTATTTTACGGAGAGGGCAATACCAGGAGGTCCAGGACCACCAACTGACATGGGTTGGGGATTTTACCATTTTGAAATAGTTTCTCCTACATTTGTCGAAGAGTCTAGGGGATGGGACTCTGTCTCCCACTTACTTTACCTCCATTTGGGGACTATTCTAATACTGGGGAACTGCACTCCTTACCCATAATCCTCTCAACCAAACTGGTGACAGGGATTAATCTAGCTAATCCTCGAGCCTTGAAATTACTAACTGGGCAAACCCTCCAGTTGCTCCAAAAATTGGATTGTTTGGCCTCCGTGAGATTCGAGCACTGCTTTTCTCATCACTCATCCCTCGTAATCAAAGACTACGAATCCTCCAATCAAACATCCCTCCAAACACATCGATCTGCAATTGCACACACTTTTGGGATTGTTGTCAgttctgtttttccttttaatatTTTGTCACAGTTCTTGGAAGAGGCAATTCTTGAACAGAATGAAACTACTTAAAAGCAACATGagtatttgggaaaaaaaaaatactccagcAATATTATTGTGCATCAAAGAGAGTCTTCCTGTTTTCTACTGCAAAGCTGGAACTAGAATACCATAGAGAGGAGCTTTGGTGAAGCTTAGTAGAATCGACAGTAACTATTAACAAAATCAACAATACACATCTCCAACTACAGTTACATAAACATCTGCTGAAATCATTTCCTGTGTTCTTTCCTATACAATCTAAGCAAATGAACGGCAACCCAGTAATGATTTTACAAGCGGTTGTCGTGCAATTTTGTTATTTACCCGGAATAACCGGAAACGGACAGAAAACAGGATACAAGAGGGAAATTACTGACTCTGATCTAGCTAGTCTTCGACTTCACATGATGAGAGCTGCATATAGGAGCTGGTTCCAAGTATCAGGCAACCCGGGGAGGCACCAATGGCTGCAGTCGGTACCGGAGTGTTCACCGCTATAGGTGGACGGGTGAGCATCTTTTCTTAGTTGTGAAAGTGTTGTGATGTCTAGTAGGTAGACTGGTTTCTTGATTGTGCTCAGTACTCTGTTTACAGTAGCGACGGCTGGAGGGGTCCCGGCGGGATATGTCGATCCGGTCAGTGGTAGTTGCTCTCCCATGCAATTCTTTGCTCCAGATTTCCAATCCTTTCCCCTGGTTTCATTGGCATTAGATTATGAAAATCAAGTCTGATACTACTCACTAACAAGGGTGAAATGCAGGTCTTTGTTCTTCTGGAATAGGCGATTTTCAACCTATTTACCAAACGCAGGACATCAAGAATACAAAATCAAGTCTGGTTTTCGAATATGCCTTCGAGAGTATATTTTGGAACGGCTGACTTCTAGGAGTACATTTGGGTATTGAGAAATAACAAGCGAAAAAACCATCATGTTTAAGGAACATGACTATAAACCAGTCAGATTTTTCCTTTCGGAAAAACAAACTTTTTGTAACTATAGCCATgagattgaaaaacaaattgatcCGGTTATGAAAGTGGGGCCCTGCAGTGGGCAAACCAGGGTGTAGTGAGTAATTGCAGCCATCTATCTCAGAAATCAACGGTCGGGATTTAAAAGAAATTCTctagggaaaagaaaaactctTCCAGAGAAGAGTTTCTTTTAAATCCAGactgttcaaaatacttttggatgacTGCGATTACTCACTACACCCTGTAGTGACCCTCGGATCCGGTAGCCACAAGCTGAATTCTGAACAACAAGAACGAACTGTTGAGACAcaacttttctttattatggCTGATCAGGTAGGATTACTATTTGGTAGATTACTTACTGATAGTGGGTGGGAGATATCCCCTGAAAGAAGACTTTGGTCTTGGCAGGATCAATGTTTTGGTCAACCCATCTGGCCCAAGTTGTCAACCCTTTGTAAAATGCGGTCAAACGGTCCATATCTTTCGATATCGTGGACCCATCTTGCACATAATCCCATCTGCAACGAACAAACGAAATGTACCAAAAATAAGAAGAGAATTATCAAAAGGAGAATTGTTTTCCACCCTCCCCTTTCTAATATCCGCAATCATTTCTCATCTCTATTATGGTGAAGTTACCATGTTACGGTTTCATTAGTTTGCCTTTTTGCACATCAAAGGCTAAAATAGTAAATTCACaagaataaaaacgaaaaaaagagcGTGGATAGTAAAAGGTAATTGTAAAGATCAATTTACAGGCGAAAACACAcggaagaggagagaggaaaTCGTACGGTTGAGATTTGCCCTTGTGGGTCCACCAATGCCACGTGTTAAAAATCAACACGTCCATTCCGTTCCACGCATTGCCACCTTGGATGGAGTCCAATTTCAACACTCTTCCCATCTTTTCTCGAACTATATCCACCAAGTATGTTGTATGATACAGGTATAATGTCACTCCATAATCCTGCATATATAAAATAGTACTATAACCAATTGTTTTGGCCCATTGGAGTTTAATGACATTTCATACTTGTCTAAAGAATCGTGTTACCACAGTCATCTCCAAGAATATTTTTGATATCTCAGCTTCCACAAAATATTCTACAGATAAGATACCTGTAGAATACTTTGAGCAAATCTGAACAAGTAATCGTTCAAATGAAGGCCGAAGTTGAACTGCATCTGCTTCTCGGCAGTCCAACTGTTGAGACAGAGAGGCCGGGATCCTTTCTAAAGCATGTCATTAGTGGTACTGGTTGAGAACTAAATGTGTGAAAACTACTACGTAGATGTCTTGATAAAAGCTTGCCATTGCGTAAGGACCCAGGCCATTAACTTCTAGCTACCTAGGGAAAGCTCATTATGCACTCAACTTTAAAACCAAAATTGGAAcaaagcattttttttattataaaatatTCATACAAAATACGCATGTCATATTTCCATACAATCTCATGTGGCCTTTAATTTACACGACATTGATCATATCATTGGACGGATCCATATGTAACATGTAATAGGTGAATGTAAGGTGTTACTACATTAGATGATAGTATTTAAATACAGTATTCAAAAGTAATCAACATAATATTGCGAGGGCTTGGTATTTTgggattttttattatttgaaattCCGTCTATGAATCAAGAGATTAGGGTCCAATCCCAACTCGAAAGCCTCCAGAAGAAAATTAACAAGATTAAGAAACATCATAATAACGTTCCCAAATCCAACAATCTACACTAATTTTGTCTGGGCAACATACTCAGATGGACTCATTTCATTATTTATCCTGAAAATATAGATTCAAATTTGTAAAGTACATTTGCAAGACAAAATTAAGAAAGTCATTAAATTTGTCTCAACCGTACGGATATTTTTACCaggaaaaaataaagatattatTACTGGAAACAAAGAGACATAGGCATTTCTAAATATAATttgagaattgattttcaaacttccttttcttttcttttcttttcttttttttttttgtcttctatcCACTTGAATTTTCTATCTTGTCATttgttcaatacactttttccGCACATTCAAgaacaatattgtaaattcatatgaataaaaacaaaaacaaaaaaagtatgGATGGTTAAAAGGAGAgcgtgaaaatcattttcctataaTTTATATACGACAATATTCTCACAATATAAAAGAATTAGGTAAGAGAAGGGCTAATTAAAGTGACCTCAAAAGTGACATAAGACAGCAAATCCTTCTTGGCAAAGGTTGTCTTGGCATTTGGCACCGACGCATGAACCATACAGGACAAGGATTCCCACTGGTTCAGACTCAGTGAGTCACCCACAAACATTATCTTCTTCCCCCTCCACCTCCTCAAAAACTCCATTCCATCAAACCTAACAGCAAACAGACAACCAAATGGGTACTGTGCATTAGATTTCGATTATATACAGAATGGGGTG
The sequence above is a segment of the Rhododendron vialii isolate Sample 1 chromosome 13a, ASM3025357v1 genome. Coding sequences within it:
- the LOC131312673 gene encoding protein trichome birefringence-like 38 — its product is MGSMLYSQALLALFLVSLFLPSSLQQRQQEEEVRAEQIFFFNNVSSSLLRGRGLANGCNLFQGKWVVDASYPLYQSSGCPFIDPEFDCQKYGRPDKEYLKFLWKPDSCDLPRFDGMEFLRRWRGKKIMFVGDSLSLNQWESLSCMVHASVPNAKTTFAKKDLLSYVTFEDYGVTLYLYHTTYLVDIVREKMGRVLKLDSIQGGNAWNGMDVLIFNTWHWWTHKGKSQPWDYVQDGSTISKDMDRLTAFYKGLTTWARWVDQNIDPAKTKVFFQGISPTHYQGKDWKSGAKNCMGEQLPLTGSTYPAGTPPAVATVNRVLSTIKKPVYLLDITTLSQLRKDAHPSTYSGEHSGTDCSHWCLPGLPDTWNQLLYAALIM
- the LOC131312675 gene encoding uncharacterized protein LOC131312675, whose translation is MTACFILNPPFHFLPPPSPSPSTINHWCLPPNKTQKNIRFSNPILHLPTQSSSLHSPRVSRPTTTAAQTTTSSMAADQTRTTVDGVPNASMNLLFVEMGVGYDQHGQDVTAAAMRACRDAISSNSIPAFRRGSIPGVTFEQMKLQIKLGVPKPLQQFLDIEKVKSIFPYGDIMKFEVVDGGLICSSGVHVEEMGDKNDDCYIVNAAVYVGY